A stretch of the Aphis gossypii isolate Hap1 chromosome 2, ASM2018417v2, whole genome shotgun sequence genome encodes the following:
- the LOC126550303 gene encoding eukaryotic translation initiation factor 6-like, which translates to MAVRAQFENNNEIGVFSKLTNSYCLVGIGASETFYSVFESELSDIIPVIHASVAGCRIVGRMTVGNKNGLLLPNSTTDTELQHIRNSLPDNVKVQRVEERLSALGNVMVCNDYVALVHPDLDKDTEEILSDTLNVEVYRQTVASNCLVGSYCAISNQGGLVHPKTTVEDLDELSGLIQVPLVAGTVNRGSDVIGAGMVVNDWCAVCGTDTTSTEISVIDSIFKLDPDGVHKMKKLKGPLIDSIKAS; encoded by the coding sequence atggcAGTCCGAGCACAGTTTGAAAACAACAACGAAATAGGGGTATTCAGCAAGTTGACAAATTCCTATTGTTTGGTTGGGATTGGAGCTTCAGAAACATTTTATAGTGTATTTGAATCAGAATTATCTGATATTATACCAGTTATTCACGCATCTGTTGCTGGATGTCGTATTGTCGGCCGTATGACAGTTGGCAATAAAAACGGGTTACTATTGCCTAATTCTACTACTGACACTGAATTACAACACATACGCAACTCATTGCCCGATAATGTCAAAGTACAGCGTGTGGAAGAACGTTTATCTGCTCTTGGAAATGTAATGGTGTGTAATGACTACGTAGCTCTAGTTCATCCTGATTTAGACAAGGATACAGAAGAGATACTTTCAGATACCTTAAATGTTGAAGTGTACAGACAAACTGTGGCCTCCAACTGTTTAGTAGGTTCATACTGTGCTATATCTAATCAAGGAGGATTAGTACATCCTAAAACCACAGTAGAAGATCTTGATGAATTGTCTGGTCTGATTCAAGTTCCCCTTGTAGCCGGAACAGTAAACCGTGGTTCAGATGTTATAGGTGCTGGAATGGTAGTAAACGATTGGTGTGCTGTTTGTGGTACAGATACTACATCAACAGAAATTTCTGTCATcgatagtatatttaaattagatccAGATGGTGtacacaaaatgaaaaaacttaaAGGTCCACTTATCGATAGTATTAAGGCttcataa
- the LOC126550302 gene encoding serine/threonine-protein phosphatase 4 catalytic subunit-like, giving the protein MYDFTGSSNDLDRQIEQLRQCEILTEHDVKVLCSKAREILIEESNVQRVDSPVTVCGDIHGQFYDLKKLFNVGGDIPERNYLFMGDFVDRGFFSVETFLLLLALKVRYPDRITLIRGNHESRQITQVYGFYDECLRKYNSVAVWRYCTDIFDYMSLSAIIDGKIFCVHGGLSPSIQTLDQIRTIDRKQEVPHDGPMCDLLWSDPENTLQGWGVSPRGAGYLFGSDIVSQFNTTNDLDIICRAHQLVMEGYKWHFDETVLTVWSAPNYCYRCGNIAAILKLNETLQRDFIMFEAAIQVRREMPTKKHTADYFL; this is encoded by the exons atgtatgatttcaCTGGTTCCAGTAACGACTTAGATCGTCAAATCGAACAGCTTAGGCAATGCGAAATCCTCACGGAACACGACGTGAAAGTATTATGCTCTAAAGCACGTGAAATACTCATTGAAGAGAGCAACGTGCAACGCGTTGACTCGCCCGTCACG GTATGCGGAGATATTCATGGACAGTTCTATGacctaaaaaaattgtttaatgtagGTGGTGATATTCCtgaaagaaattatttatttatgggtGATTTTGTTGATCGAGGATTTTTCAGTGTTGAGACATTTTTACTTCTACTtgctttaaaa gtaagaTATCCGGATCGTATAACATTAATTCGCGGTAACCATGAATCGCGACAAATTACCCAAGTTTATGGATTTTATGATGAATGCTTACGAAAATACAATAGTGTTGCTGTCTGGCGTTACTGCactgatatttttgattatatgaGTTTATCTGCTATTATTGATGGAAAA atattctGTGTACATGGTGGTTTGTCACCTTCAATACAAACTTTGGATCAAATTAGAACAATTGATAGAAAACAGGAAGTTCCTCATGATGGACCGATGTGTGATTTATTATGGTCTGATCCTGAAA ATACTCTGCAGGGATGGGGAGTAAGTCCTCGAGGTGCTGGATATCTATTTGGTTCAGATATTGTTTCtcaatttaatacaacaaatGATCTAGATATTATTTGCCGAGCTCACCAATTAGTAATGGAAGGTTATAAATGGCATTTTGATGAAACTGTCCTTACTGTTTGGTCAGCacctaattattgttatcg TTGTGGTAATATTGCggcaatattaaaacttaatgaaACACTACAAAgagattttataatgtttgaagCAGCTATACAAGTGAGACGTGAAATGccaacaaaaaaacatacagCTGACTAtttcctataa
- the LOC114133054 gene encoding protein phosphatase 1 regulatory subunit 16A, with the protein MDHAELVLEMSHLERMPTADRLALARRRRVQQLRLWAQKDRERRRLSPPRNNRHIYFSDNVMLLEAASRNDIEEVKRLLTKGVSPDATNEDGLTALHQCCIDDNEQMMKLLVEFGANVNAEDSEKWTPLHAAATCAHLHLIKYLIDKGANLLSVNADGNMPYDICEDEAALDLIESEMARRGVTQQLIDNTRSTTEHRMLQELQQAVENNQSYLLESYDHQGATPLHIAAANGYLKVVEYLLDNHVATDVKDSDEWQPVHAAACWGHLEVLEILVQNGADLNAKTKNDETPADICEDPDLRDRILQLRNEQETKKEAQRRRVRRTQSNNTRAQSVRRTSIREKTLTSKKDAVEEARLRVEAQNFAKKFLANERITSDLEGDSSIDSFVPVPIPVPSIIPTTERREPEGEDVTDEKSQLESVDVGPAAETCYTTESDGKINIHVSVTINAGTLAELKKQRAQTRAAAGLLSNNADLPSDSGAAFNRFAGDTEDVIVGDPLKTRRKCCIIF; encoded by the exons ATGGATCACGCCGAGTTGGTGTTAGAAATGTCTCATTTGGAGCGGATGCCTACAGCAGATAGGTTGGCCCTAGCTAGACGGCGCCGGGTTCAACAACTACGACTATGGGCCCAAAAAGATCGCGAACGACGACGGTTATCTCCACCTCGCAACAATAGACATATATATTTCAGTGACAATGTAATGTTGTTGGAAGCTGCTTCTAGAAACGATATTGAAGAAG TAAAAAGACTTTTGACCAAAGGGGTCAGTCCTGATGCTACAAATGAAGATGGACTTACTGCTTTGCATCAG tgttgtATTGATGATAATGAACAAATGATGAAACTCTTAGTAGAGTTTGGTGCTAACGTTAACGCAGAAGATAGCGAAAAATGGACTCCATTACATGCAGCAGCCACTTGTGCTCATTTACACctaattaaatatcttattgaTAA gggtGCTAATTTACTTTCTGTGAATGCTGATGGTAATATGCCATATGATATCTGTGAAGATGAAGCGGCATTAGATCTTATTGAGAGTGAAATGGCTAGAAGAGGTGTAACACAACAATTGATTGATAACACACGTTCTACTACAGAACATCGAATGTTACAAGAACTCCAGCAAGctgttgaaaataatcaaaGTTATTTACTAGAATCATATGATCATCAAGGAGCTACAcct ttacataTTGCTGCTGCCAATGgttatttaaaagttgttgAATACTTATTAGATAACCACGTTGCAACTGATGTTAAAGATTCTGATGAATGGCAACCTGTTCATGCGGCTGCTTGTTGGGGTCAT TTGGAAGTATTGGAAATATTGGTTCAAAATGGCGCTGATCTAAATGCTAAGACAAAAAATGATGAAACACCGGCAGACATTTGTGAAGATCCAGATTTACGTGATCGTATATTACAATTACGTAATGAACAAGAAACCAAAAAAGAAGCTCAGAGAAGAAGAGTACGACGTACACAATCAAATAACACAAGAGCTCAATCGGTTCGAAGAACATCTATTAGAGAAAAAACGTTGACATCTAAGAAGGATGCAGTAGAAGAAGCTAGGTTAAGGGTTGAAGCTCAGAAT tttgcaAAAAAGTTCTTGGCTAATGAGCGTATCACTAGTGATTTAGAAGGAGATTCATCAATTGATTCATTTGTCCCAGTACCTATTCCTGTTCCTTCAATAATTCCTACTACAGAACGTCGAGAGCCTGAAGGTGAAGACGTTACTGATGAAAAGTCACAGTTGGAATCTGTTGATGTTGGTCCAGCTGCTGAAACTTGTTATACTACAGAAAGcgatggtaaaataaatatacatgtttCGGTAACTATCAATGCAGGTACTTTAGCTGAGTTGAAGAAACAACGAGCACAAACTCGTGCAGCAGCTGGTCTTCTTTCTAATAATGCAGATTTGCCGTCTGATTCGGGAGCTGCATTTAATAGATTTGCTGGTGATACTGAGGATGTGATTGTTGGTGATCCATTAAAAACAAGGcgaaaatgttgtataattttttaa